A single window of Channa argus isolate prfri chromosome 2, Channa argus male v1.0, whole genome shotgun sequence DNA harbors:
- the acsf3 gene encoding malonate--CoA ligase ACSF3, mitochondrial isoform X3 → MLPEFQPQKVWDMMLSSKAPLVNVFMAVPTIYSKLIQYYNQHFTQPHVKDFVKAICKDRIRLMVSGSAALPLPTLQCWEEITGHTLLERYGMTEIGMALSNPLKGPRIPGAVGLPLPGMEVRIVLNNTSNTTIVESNHRETQVCKGLEGKEGELLVRGPSVFKEYWNKPKETKEAFTDDGWFKTGDTAVHKDGVYWILGRTSVDIIKSGGYKISALEVERHLLAHPDIIDVAVIGAPDSTWGQKVTAVVELKQGASMTLPELKNWAREHMAPYTIPTGLVLVEEMPKNQMGKVNKKALLQHFFL, encoded by the exons gtGTGGGACATGATGTTGAGCTCCAAGGCTCCCTTGGTTAATGTGTTCATGGCTGTGCCAACTATCTACTCTAAGCTGATCCAGTATTATAATCAACACTTCACACAGCCTCATGTCAAGGACTTTGTCAAAGCGATCTGCAAAGACAGAATAAG ACTGATGGTTTCTGGCTCGGCTGCTCTCCCTCTTCCTACTCTGCAGTGCTGGGAGGAGATTACAGGACACACACTGCTGGAACGCTACGGCATGACCGAGATCGGCATGGCACTATCCAACCCACTTAAGGGTCCCCGTATCCCAG GGGCTGTAGGCCTGCCACTTCCCGGAATGGAAGTAAGGATTGTCCTGAATAACACAAGTAACACCACAATTGTGGAGAGCAATCACAGAGAGACCCAG GTGTGTAAAGGTCTGGAAGGGAAAGAGGGGGAGCTCCTGGTTCGAGGTCCATCTGTGTTTAAGGAGTACTGGAACAAACCTAAAGAGACCAAGGAGGCTTTCACTGATGATGGATGGTTCAAAACAG GAGATACAGCGGTTCATAAAGACGGTGTTTATTGGATCTTGGGCCGCACTAGTGTCGACATCATCAAGAGTGGCGGCTACAAGATCAGTGCACTCGAAGTGGAGCGTCACCTTTTGGCTCATCCAGACATTATAG ATGTGGCTGTGATCGGAGCACCAGATTCCACTTGGGGTCAAAAAGTCACAGCAGTGGTGGAGCTAAAGCAGGGAGCAAGTATGACCTTGCCAGAGTTAAAGAACTGGGCTAG GGAACACATGGCGCCTTACACCATCCCCACAGGCCTGGTGCTGGTAGAGGAGATGCCAAAGAATCAGATGGGCAAGGTCAACAAGAAGGCCCTGCTGCAACACTTCTTCCTGTGA